The segment CGAAATCGCACTTGGCGTGCCGCCGCCGATAAAAAGGGTTGAAATTTTGAAATTTTTATTTTTTTTAATGAAATTTGAAATTTCTAAATCCAGCGCGTCAAAGTAGTTTTTAGCTAATTTAAAAGCGTTTATGCGTGAGCCAAACGCGCAATACGGGCACTTTGAGGTGCAAAACGGGATATGAATATAAATATGCAAAATTTCTTCCTAGCCAAATTTAAAGGGCGAAATTTAGCAAAAATTCTTTGAATTTTAGCCAAATTTATACCTATTTTCGCTAATATTTTGCAAATTTTTTTCAAAGAGCTAATATGGAGAAAAATTACAGACCAAATGTCGCAGCTATCGTGCTTGCGCCTTCGTATCCGTTTAGTTGTGATGTGCTTATCGCCCAGCGCAGTGATATACGCGGGGCTTGGCAGTTTCCCCAAGGCGGTATCGACAAGGGCGAGACGCCAAAAATGGCAATTTTACGCGAGTTAAAAGAAGAGATAGGCACAGATGATGTCGATATTATAGCCGAGTGTCCGCAGTGGCACAGCTACGATTTTCCGGAGGCTGTGGCGCAAAAAATGCGCCCATGGGACGGGCAAATGCAAAAGTATTTTTTACTAAGATTAAAAAGCCTAAAAGGGCTTGATATCAAAACGCATAAGCCT is part of the Campylobacter sp. VBCF_01 NA2 genome and harbors:
- a CDS encoding RNA pyrophosphohydrolase, yielding MEKNYRPNVAAIVLAPSYPFSCDVLIAQRSDIRGAWQFPQGGIDKGETPKMAILRELKEEIGTDDVDIIAECPQWHSYDFPEAVAQKMRPWDGQMQKYFLLRLKSLKGLDIKTHKPEFDDFKFVNANQVLKHVNHFKKPIYALVLKYFKEEGYL